A part of Olleya sp. Bg11-27 genomic DNA contains:
- a CDS encoding FAD-dependent oxidoreductase, with translation MNKEDYKIHIIGAGVSGLIASKVLEDNGYKSTIIEATDRVGGRTKTDSIEGYQLDHGFQVLLTAYPSAQKYLNIEALELQHFLPGATVFNKGNKKTIGDPLRNMTLLFPTLFSGIGTLQDKFKILKLNSLLKKAALTEIFDRTEQTTLKYLLDFGFSEDMITRFFKPFFSGIFLEPNLETSSRMFEFVYKMFGEGFAALPKDGIEAIPKQLKANLKQTTFKFDTKVKSVEDGKIILEDNTELTSDFTIIATDASKLTGNSKQSKVKWKSCDTLYFETDIRVIDKPLIGLIVGSDALINNIFYHTSMPSNAVNKKELLSVTVVKEHGLNSESLIMRVKQELMQYCKIDTNSCLKHYAIAHALPKLEGLKYDMLPEDTKFNDRVFLAGDTQLNGSLNAAMLSGEKAALHIIQTIDGRL, from the coding sequence ATGAATAAAGAAGATTATAAAATACATATTATAGGTGCTGGAGTAAGCGGACTAATAGCTTCTAAAGTATTGGAAGATAATGGATACAAATCAACTATAATAGAAGCAACAGATCGTGTTGGAGGAAGAACAAAGACAGATAGTATTGAAGGTTATCAATTGGATCATGGGTTTCAAGTACTACTTACGGCTTATCCAAGTGCTCAAAAATATTTAAATATTGAAGCTTTAGAGTTACAACATTTTTTACCTGGCGCTACTGTTTTTAATAAAGGAAACAAAAAGACTATTGGAGACCCTTTAAGAAATATGACCTTACTATTTCCTACCTTATTTTCGGGTATCGGAACATTACAAGACAAATTTAAAATACTGAAGTTAAACAGTCTATTAAAAAAAGCAGCATTGACTGAAATTTTTGATAGAACAGAACAAACAACACTTAAATATTTATTAGATTTTGGGTTTTCAGAAGATATGATTACTCGGTTTTTTAAACCTTTTTTTAGTGGTATCTTTTTAGAGCCTAATCTAGAAACATCAAGTAGAATGTTTGAATTTGTATACAAAATGTTTGGTGAAGGTTTTGCTGCATTACCAAAAGACGGAATTGAAGCGATACCAAAGCAATTAAAAGCCAATTTAAAGCAAACGACTTTTAAATTTGACACCAAAGTAAAGTCTGTGGAGGATGGTAAAATTATATTAGAAGATAATACCGAATTAACAAGTGATTTTACAATTATAGCTACTGACGCTAGCAAACTTACTGGTAATAGTAAACAGTCAAAGGTTAAATGGAAATCTTGCGATACATTATATTTTGAAACAGACATAAGAGTGATAGATAAACCTCTTATTGGACTTATTGTAGGCAGTGATGCATTAATTAACAACATATTTTACCATACTAGCATGCCATCTAACGCAGTTAATAAAAAGGAATTATTATCTGTTACTGTAGTAAAAGAGCACGGGTTAAATTCTGAATCATTAATAATGCGTGTTAAACAAGAATTGATGCAGTATTGCAAAATAGACACAAACTCTTGTTTAAAACATTACGCGATAGCGCATGCATTACCAAAATTAGAGGGTTTAAAATATGACATGTTACCGGAGGATACAAAATTTAATGATCGTGTGTTCCTTGCTGGTGATACGCAACTAAATGGCTCTTTAAATGCTGCAATGCTTTCAGGAGAAAAAGCGGCATTACATATTATACAAACAATAGACGGTAGACTATAA
- a CDS encoding DoxX family protein, whose amino-acid sequence MDYLINIIKIAIALSILNVWLFRFNKSTAWRGNNADNMADEFKAYGLPKWVMLCVGTLKVLFSIGLLLSFYYDQLEIPSALGITVLMFGAILMHLKIGDPIKKSLPAFIFLSLSLIVALVQ is encoded by the coding sequence ATGGACTATTTAATAAACATAATCAAAATTGCAATTGCACTTAGTATTCTAAACGTGTGGTTATTTAGGTTTAATAAATCTACAGCATGGCGTGGAAATAATGCTGATAATATGGCTGATGAATTTAAAGCTTATGGCTTACCTAAATGGGTAATGTTGTGTGTTGGTACTTTAAAGGTGCTGTTTTCAATAGGTCTTTTATTGTCATTTTATTATGATCAATTGGAAATACCGTCAGCATTAGGTATTACAGTTTTAATGTTTGGAGCCATTTTAATGCACTTAAAAATAGGTGATCCTATAAAAAAATCTTTACCAGCCTTTATCTTTTTATCGCTATCATTAATCGTAGCCTTAGTACAATAA
- a CDS encoding DUF2237 family protein: MTELNVLGTKLKPCCTNPTTGYFRDGYCRTMSEDSGTHIISAIMTSEFLAYTKLKGNDLSTPIPHWQFLGLVAGSKWCLCISRWLQAENDGVAPPVVLESTHQKALDYTSIDLLKQYQAMV, encoded by the coding sequence ATGACGGAACTAAATGTATTGGGTACAAAATTAAAACCCTGTTGTACAAATCCTACAACAGGGTATTTTAGGGATGGTTATTGTAGAACAATGTCGGAAGATTCAGGAACACACATTATTAGTGCGATAATGACAAGCGAATTCTTAGCGTATACAAAATTAAAAGGCAACGATTTAAGTACGCCAATACCACATTGGCAATTCCTAGGACTTGTCGCAGGATCAAAATGGTGTTTATGTATCTCACGATGGTTACAAGCCGAAAATGACGGTGTCGCACCTCCAGTTGTACTAGAAAGTACACATCAAAAGGCGTTAGACTATACTTCAATAGACCTATTAAAACAATACCAAGCTATGGTTTAA
- a CDS encoding HYC_CC_PP family protein, producing MKQVVHKIMSFAMALVVLLSTMSFTFNMHYCGDTLVETALFQKAKGCGMEIAQPASEGSVITKKSCCSDEQLVVDGQNELKLNLDQISFEQQFFITSFVYTYSTLFEGVDNNTATFETYHPPLVRTQIFKLDETYLI from the coding sequence ATGAAGCAAGTAGTCCATAAAATAATGTCTTTTGCAATGGCTTTGGTAGTGTTACTATCTACAATGTCATTCACCTTTAACATGCATTATTGTGGCGATACTTTAGTAGAAACAGCGTTGTTCCAGAAAGCCAAAGGCTGCGGAATGGAAATAGCACAACCAGCATCTGAAGGTTCTGTTATTACAAAAAAAAGCTGTTGTAGTGACGAGCAACTTGTTGTTGATGGTCAAAACGAACTTAAGCTTAATTTAGATCAAATATCTTTTGAGCAACAGTTTTTTATTACTTCATTTGTTTATACGTATAGCACTCTTTTTGAAGGTGTCGACAATAACACCGCTACGTTTGAAACGTATCACCCACCACTCGTCAGAACTCAAATCTTTAAGTTAGACGAGACGTATTTAATCTGA
- a CDS encoding DoxX family protein encodes MKIYHIILIIFLAISFLFYGYGCLFLDKMKLEFVRFNLSDTQRKITGVLQIIAGVALLLSIRSPLVGIIATGGLTIQMFLGFMIRLKIKDSMILSLPSFVFMILNGYLFVHFLTIYS; translated from the coding sequence TTGAAAATCTATCACATTATTTTAATTATTTTCTTAGCAATATCATTTTTGTTTTATGGATACGGATGTTTGTTTTTAGATAAAATGAAATTGGAATTTGTACGTTTTAATTTAAGTGACACCCAACGAAAAATAACAGGAGTTTTACAAATTATCGCAGGGGTTGCACTTCTTCTTAGTATTAGAAGTCCCCTTGTAGGTATCATAGCCACTGGAGGACTAACTATTCAAATGTTTTTAGGATTTATGATAAGACTAAAAATTAAAGATTCAATGATTTTATCATTACCATCTTTTGTTTTTATGATTTTAAACGGTTACCTATTTGTACATTTTCTAACTATCTATAGTTAA
- a CDS encoding Lacal_2735 family protein yields the protein MFGLFKKKSEKDKLYDQYQKLTKEAHGLSSTNRKLSDQKVYEAEEIMKQLEKLK from the coding sequence ATGTTTGGATTATTTAAAAAGAAATCAGAAAAAGACAAGTTGTATGATCAATATCAAAAACTAACTAAAGAAGCACATGGTTTATCTTCTACTAACAGAAAACTAAGTGACCAAAAGGTTTATGAAGCTGAAGAGATTATGAAACAATTAGAAAAATTAAAATAA
- a CDS encoding thiamine phosphate synthase gives MIIPKLHYISQGNASKDILENIQKACTSGAELVQLRYDNVSEKKYLKLAKEVIKITTHYQTRLIICDYYKIAKAIKADGVYLKKNTTSPTLVKTHLYPWQSIGGTANTIEDCEKLLDAQIDYIFLGPFKDSSETNSVAPILGMAGLTTVTTILKTPIPIIAFGGITTEDVTALLKIEISGIAVSDAITQNFDSIKTFNQLLSASSTAEQRHTFE, from the coding sequence ATGATTATACCTAAATTACATTATATCAGTCAAGGAAACGCTTCAAAAGACATTTTAGAGAACATTCAAAAAGCATGTACTTCTGGAGCAGAATTAGTGCAATTACGTTATGACAATGTATCAGAAAAAAAATATTTAAAACTAGCTAAGGAGGTTATAAAAATAACGACGCACTATCAAACAAGATTGATCATTTGTGATTATTATAAAATAGCAAAGGCTATTAAAGCTGATGGCGTCTATCTAAAAAAAAACACCACTTCTCCTACTCTAGTCAAAACACATTTATATCCTTGGCAAAGTATTGGTGGCACAGCAAACACCATAGAAGACTGTGAAAAATTATTAGACGCTCAAATAGATTATATTTTTCTGGGGCCTTTTAAAGACAGTAGTGAAACCAATAGTGTAGCTCCTATTTTAGGAATGGCTGGTTTAACTACCGTTACCACTATTTTAAAAACACCAATACCCATAATTGCTTTTGGAGGCATTACAACAGAAGACGTTACAGCCTTGTTAAAAATAGAAATTTCTGGAATTGCGGTATCGGATGCCATCACTCAAAATTTTGATTCGATAAAAACATTTAATCAATTATTAAGTGCGTCTTCAACAGCAGAACAACGTCACACTTTTGAATAA
- a CDS encoding TlpA family protein disulfide reductase: protein MTNAISSIVVLDLEGHTLDLMALYKNKVLLLIIYNNDCLGCTGRAIPLAYQFQKDYPSIQVAGIHADFPNREGTKASIKSIFTSGEIPFPIYIDKNHSVFDQFKSEGTPQWVLISEKGAVFRSIFGSQDNAQNRLFYALESLVN, encoded by the coding sequence ATGACTAACGCCATATCATCAATAGTCGTTTTAGATTTAGAAGGCCATACTTTAGATTTAATGGCACTTTATAAAAATAAAGTGCTTTTACTTATTATTTATAATAACGACTGTTTAGGTTGTACGGGACGTGCTATTCCTTTAGCCTATCAATTTCAAAAAGACTATCCATCCATTCAAGTGGCAGGTATTCATGCTGATTTTCCAAATAGAGAAGGTACAAAAGCATCAATAAAAAGTATTTTTACCAGTGGAGAGATTCCTTTTCCTATTTACATAGATAAAAACCACAGCGTTTTTGACCAATTTAAATCAGAAGGCACACCACAATGGGTATTAATTTCTGAAAAAGGAGCAGTATTCCGTTCCATTTTTGGTTCGCAAGATAATGCCCAAAACCGCTTATTTTATGCTTTAGAAAGCCTTGTAAATTAA
- a CDS encoding type IX secretion system membrane protein PorP/SprF — protein sequence MKKITLYIVLLFASYSYAQELNLPVFTQYLADNDFIISPTYAGIGDNLRIRANGLTQWVGIKDAPDNQALYADFRIGNQTGVGLTLYNDKNGNTRQKGAKFSFAHHITLDNKSQQYLSFGLSYNFNSFRVDIENFVGNDEMPIVDPSITDDRSINNNNFDVGILYRWKLFYASFNANNILDKDIDNFTGIEPSKLLNFQGYAGYIIQTAKNTEMEPSIFYQRYNNDGRSSTDINFKYRKFSRNGDYYWVGGSYRFLNDQALKPLNIGPMAGITKNGFYFAYSYQITMNDLSAYNSGTHAITIGIDFLQGMSDCQCTKGTSWRKYRGAGLNKK from the coding sequence ATGAAAAAAATCACACTATATATCGTTCTTCTTTTCGCATCTTACAGTTATGCGCAAGAATTAAATCTACCCGTATTTACACAATACTTGGCAGATAACGATTTTATTATCTCTCCAACTTACGCAGGTATTGGAGATAACTTAAGAATCAGAGCTAACGGGTTAACACAATGGGTAGGTATAAAAGATGCGCCTGATAACCAAGCGTTATATGCCGATTTTAGAATTGGTAATCAAACGGGAGTTGGATTGACGTTGTACAATGATAAAAATGGAAATACACGTCAAAAAGGAGCAAAATTTTCTTTTGCACACCACATTACCTTAGATAACAAATCACAACAATATTTGTCTTTTGGTCTATCATACAATTTTAACAGTTTTAGAGTTGATATCGAAAATTTTGTAGGTAACGACGAAATGCCAATCGTAGATCCAAGTATTACAGACGATCGCTCTATTAATAATAACAATTTTGATGTCGGTATTTTGTATCGTTGGAAATTATTTTATGCTAGTTTTAATGCGAATAACATATTAGATAAGGATATTGATAACTTTACAGGAATAGAACCAAGTAAACTATTAAATTTTCAAGGGTACGCTGGATATATCATTCAAACTGCTAAAAACACAGAAATGGAACCTTCTATTTTCTATCAGAGATATAATAACGATGGTAGATCTAGTACAGATATTAACTTTAAGTATAGAAAATTTAGTCGTAATGGAGATTACTACTGGGTTGGTGGATCTTATCGTTTTTTAAACGATCAAGCACTAAAACCACTTAATATTGGTCCAATGGCCGGTATTACGAAGAACGGATTTTATTTCGCATATTCTTATCAAATAACCATGAATGACTTATCAGCTTACAATTCTGGTACACATGCCATTACTATAGGTATTGACTTTTTACAAGGTATGAGTGATTGTCAATGTACTAAAGGTACAAGTTGGAGAAAATATAGAGGCGCAGGTCTAAATAAAAAGTAA